A genomic region of Elephas maximus indicus isolate mEleMax1 chromosome 10, mEleMax1 primary haplotype, whole genome shotgun sequence contains the following coding sequences:
- the DNAL1 gene encoding dynein axonemal light chain 1, whose translation MAKATTIKEALARWEEKTGQKSSEAKEIKLYAQIPPIEKMDASLSMLANCEKLSLSTNCIEKIANLNGLKNLRILSLGRNNIKNLNGLEVVGDTLEELWISYNFIEKLKGIHVMKKLKILYMSNNLVKDWAEFLKLAELPCLEDLVFVGNPLEEKHSAEGNWIDEATKRVPKLKKLDGTPVIKEDEEEEN comes from the exons GAAGAGAAAACTGGTCAGAAGTCATCCGAAGCCAAAGAGATAAAGCTTTATGCCCAGATACCCCCTATAGAGAAGATGGATGCATCCTTATCCATGCTGGCTAATTGCGA gaagctttCACTGTCTACAAACTGCATTGAAAAAATTGCTAACCTGAATGGCTTAA AAAACTTGAGGATATTGTCATTAGGAAGAAACAACATAAAGAACTTAAATGGACTG GAAGTAGTAGGGGACACATTAGAAGAACTGTGGATCTCCTACAATTTTATTGAAAAGCTGAAAGGAATCCAtgtaatgaagaaattgaagattctctACATGTCTAATAACCTAGTGAAAGACTGGG CTGAATTTCTGAAGCTGGCAGAACTGCCATGCCTGGAGGACCTGGTGTTTGTAGGCAATCCCTTGGAAGAGAAACACTCTGCTGAGGGGAACTGGATTGATGAGGCAACCAAGAGAGTACCCAAACTGAAGAAGCTGGATG gtaCCCCAGTAATTAAAGAGGATGAGGAAGAAGAAAACTAA